TTCATGCATAAACTCCGAGCAATAGCTACCCGTTGTTTTTGCCCACCAGAAAGCTGTTCGGGATAAGCTGATGCTTTGTCAAATAGTCCCACTTTTTCGAGATAAAATCCTGCCTGTTGTGTACTTTCTTTGCGGGTTTTACTTAATACTTTACAAGGCGCTAGTATTAAATTTTCCAAAACTGTGAGGTGAGGAAACAAGTTGAATTGTTGAAAAACCATACCAACTTGGGTACGTAATTGTCGCAGTTGCTTTTGATTGAATTGGGGATGGGATAAATTAATACCATTGACTGTTAAATGTCCGCTATCAATTTTTTCTAAGCGGTTGAAGCAGCGTAGGAGAGTACTTTTTCCGCAGCCAGAGGAACCGATAACAGCGACTACTTCTCCTCGGTTAATTTCACCGCTAATTCCTTTGAGGACTTTGAGGGAACCGAAGTTTTTTTCAATGTTATGAAATGTGATGACGGGAATGGACGAGTTCATGAGGGTGTAGGAGTGTAGGAGAATTAGTTATCTATTCATTTGGCGTAAGGTTTGGTGTATTTGATGAACCGCCAAGACGCCAAGACGCCAAGACGCCAACAGAGAAGAGGAAACAGAAGATGAGGGTTTTAAACTGGTTGCGGTTTAGTTTGATTGTGGGGTTGTGTTGTTTTTTATTGCTTGGTATTGCTAGTTTTAACAGTAGTGTTAGTGTTGCACAGAAAACTTTGAAGGTGGCGACGGAACCTGCTTTTCCTCCTTTTGAGTTTATCGGAGAGGGTGGTCAACCCCAAGGTTTTTCTTATGACTTGATGAGGGCGATCGCTAAGGCGGCTAATTTTAATGTTAATTTCCAGAGTATACCGTTTGATGGGATTATCCCAGCTTTACAAGCAAAAACAGTGGATGCAGCGATTAGTTCGATCACTATCACCGAGGAGAGGGCAAAAGCTGTTTCTTTTTCCCGTCCTTATTTTAAGGCGGGGTTAGCGATCGCTGTTCGTGCTGACAATCAAGATATTACTAATTTTGCAAGTTTGCAGAATAAAAAAATTGCTGTGCAGATTGGTACTACTGGTGCGAAGAAAGCTCAAACTATTCCGGGGGCGCAAATTCGCAGTTTTGATTCTGCACCTTTGGCATTACAAGAGTTAGCAAATGGAAATGTAGATGCGGTTATTAATGATGCACCAGTGACTTTATATGCAATTAATACTGGTAATCTCCAGGGAATTAAAGTGGTGCAGCAGTTATTAACCCAGGAGTATTATGGTATTGCTACAGCGAAAAATTCACCAAATTTAGCGTTAATAAATCAAGGTTTGACAAGTGTACTGAAAAATGGTGAATATGCCCAAATTTATCAAAAATGGTTTAAAGCAACGCCGCCTGATTTACCAGCAAAATTACCATTTACTAATGATACTGGTTCTGGGGCATCTGGACTAACTAACTCTGTTGGTGTGATTTTGCGGTCTGTGCCAATTTTGTTACAAGGCGCTTTGGTAACACTGCAACTAACAGTATTTTCTATTATTTTGGGTTTGGTTGGGGGTTCTTTAATTGGAATTATTCGCCTTTCTCAGATCAAACCTATACGCTGGATAGCACGAGCGTACATTGATTTTTTCCGGGGGACACCATTATTAGTGCAAATTTTCATGATTTATTTTGGCATACCTGCAATTATGCAAGAGCTTGGTTTTACGTTTAGTTTTAATCGCTTTGCAGCAGCAGTTATAGCGTTGAGTTTGAATTGTGCTGCTTACATTGCAGAAATTGTCCGTGCTGGTATTCAATCAATAGAAATAGGACAATCAGAAGCAGCGCAATCATTAGGTTTAAGTTCTGTGCAAACGATGCGCTATATCATTTTCCCCCAAGCTTTTCGGCGGATGATACCACCTTTGGGTAATGAATTTATTAGTTTGCTGAAAGATACGAGTTTAGTAGCTGTAATTGGTTTTGAAGAATTATTCCGCAAAGGGGTATTAATAGTTGCAGATAATTATCGCGCTTTTGAAATTTACGCGGCTGTAGCAATAATATATTTATGTTTAACGCTGCTTTCTTCCCAAGTCTTTAGTAAATTGGAAACTTGGATGAACCCAGCGAAGAAATTATGAATGATGAATTATGAATGATGAAAAAATCACAGATACACATCGATAAACCATCTGTGTGTATCTGTGTGCATCTGTGTTCGTAATCATTTAAAATTTTCTTCCCATCTGCCCTCCAGCCTCTGCCTTTTAGCTTTTAGCCTTTAACTTATATAAACTCCTATATTCCCAAGGTTTCACAAATTTGGCATCACCCCAAACACCTCTTTGATTTGCTTTAGCTTCGGTTTCGGCTTGTTGAATTCTTTCTTTACTAGGACATTTATTTAGATAGGGACGATAAACTAGTGCTAACCCTTCACGTACTAATAATTCTTGAATAAAAGTACCATTACGCAATCTGACTTCTGCAACTTTGCGTCCATAGCGATCGCTATCTGTCAGTGTGAGATTAACGCGATCGCCTGCTTGGTTGATTAGTTCTTGCACTCTTGCTTGCGCTTTTGTTCCCCAAGTAAATTGGTTGCGATCGCTGGCGGCTTTACTTTGTCTTTCTTTGGTGGAATGAGGTATTTCTGGTGCATCAACACAAGCAAAACGGACGGTAAATTCATCACCTTTTGTATCTTTGATTCTGAGAGTATCACCATCGCTAACTCGTTCTACTGTATCACCAGAAGCAAAGAGGCGATCGCATCCCATCAAACCAAAAATTAGAATAGCCACAC
Above is a genomic segment from Fischerella sp. JS2 containing:
- a CDS encoding ABC transporter permease subunit (The N-terminal region of this protein, as described by TIGR01726, is a three transmembrane segment that identifies a subfamily of ABC transporter permease subunits, which specificities that include histidine, arginine, glutamine, glutamate, L-cystine (sic), the opines (in Agrobacterium) octopine and nopaline, etc.) translates to MRVLNWLRFSLIVGLCCFLLLGIASFNSSVSVAQKTLKVATEPAFPPFEFIGEGGQPQGFSYDLMRAIAKAANFNVNFQSIPFDGIIPALQAKTVDAAISSITITEERAKAVSFSRPYFKAGLAIAVRADNQDITNFASLQNKKIAVQIGTTGAKKAQTIPGAQIRSFDSAPLALQELANGNVDAVINDAPVTLYAINTGNLQGIKVVQQLLTQEYYGIATAKNSPNLALINQGLTSVLKNGEYAQIYQKWFKATPPDLPAKLPFTNDTGSGASGLTNSVGVILRSVPILLQGALVTLQLTVFSIILGLVGGSLIGIIRLSQIKPIRWIARAYIDFFRGTPLLVQIFMIYFGIPAIMQELGFTFSFNRFAAAVIALSLNCAAYIAEIVRAGIQSIEIGQSEAAQSLGLSSVQTMRYIIFPQAFRRMIPPLGNEFISLLKDTSLVAVIGFEELFRKGVLIVADNYRAFEIYAAVAIIYLCLTLLSSQVFSKLETWMNPAKKL
- a CDS encoding amino acid ABC transporter ATP-binding protein — encoded protein: MNSSIPVITFHNIEKNFGSLKVLKGISGEINRGEVVAVIGSSGCGKSTLLRCFNRLEKIDSGHLTVNGINLSHPQFNQKQLRQLRTQVGMVFQQFNLFPHLTVLENLILAPCKVLSKTRKESTQQAGFYLEKVGLFDKASAYPEQLSGGQKQRVAIARSLCMNPQIMLFDEPTSALDPELVGEVLQVMQELATEGMTMVVVTHEMQFAREVAHRVIFMDKGIVAEQGPASEVISNPQSDRLRTFLSRLNGVMGR
- a CDS encoding thermonuclease family protein, which gives rise to MNFSVVKINKQPLLWFCVAILIFGLMGCDRLFASGDTVERVSDGDTLRIKDTKGDEFTVRFACVDAPEIPHSTKERQSKAASDRNQFTWGTKAQARVQELINQAGDRVNLTLTDSDRYGRKVAEVRLRNGTFIQELLVREGLALVYRPYLNKCPSKERIQQAETEAKANQRGVWGDAKFVKPWEYRSLYKLKAKS